Proteins from a genomic interval of Syngnathus acus chromosome 4, fSynAcu1.2, whole genome shotgun sequence:
- the kif1aa gene encoding kinesin-like protein KIF1A isoform X11 has translation MSGASVKVAVRVRPFNSREMNKDSKCIIQMSGNTTTIINPKQAKDNKSFNFDYSYWSHTSPEDVNYASQMLVYKDIGEEMLLHAFEGYNVCIFAYGQTGAGKSYTMMGKQDVKDQQGIIPLLCEDLFTKINDNADNSMSYSVEVSYMEIYCERVRDLLNPKNKGNLRVREHPLMGPYVEDLSKLAVTSYNDIQDLMDSGNKARTVAATNMNETSSRSHAVFNIIFTQKRHDADSENTSEKVSKISLVDLAGSERADSTGAKGTRLKEGANINKSLTTLGKVISALAEVDSGSNKNKKKKKVENFIPYRDSVLTWLLRENLGGNSRTAMVAALSPADINYDETLSTLRYADRAKQIRCNAVINEDPNNRLVRELKEEVSRLKDLLLAQGLGDIIDMTNAMTGMSPSPSLSVLSSRAGSIASLHDRIMFSPANEEAIERLKETEKIIAELNETWEEKLRRTEAIRMEREALLAEMGVAMREDGGTVGVFSPKKTPHLVNLNEDPLMSECLLYYIKDGITRVGRVDAASRQDIVLSGHFIKDEHCTFTSSTGPQGETVVLEPCEGAETYVNGKRVTEATVLKSGNRIILGKSHVFRFNHPVQARAERERTPCVETPAEPVDWAFAQRELLDKQGIDMKQEMEQRLQELEDQYRKEREEANNLLEQQRLDYESKLEALQKQVDLYHPEAPEEEEEPEEEVQWSERERELAEWSFRRWRCYQFTSLRDLLWGNAIFLKEANAISVELKKKVQFQFVLLTDTLYSPLPPDLLPPDPGKDRERRIFPQTIVAVEVQDQKNGATHYWTLEKLRQRLDLMREMYDRAAEVPPATAVVSSTRSNVTADDSESATTGRDPFYDRFPWFRLVGRSFVYLSNLLYRVPLVHRVAVVSEKGDVKGFLRVAVQAISADEEAPDYGSGVRQSGTAKISFEDQQYEKFQSESCTAGLSRTGGSQEELRIVEGEGQSAETGPSADEVNNNTSGGDMDDVAVKSGPDGQVDVTAEHLKIGNIFTFRVTLLQASNIAAEYADIFCQFNFIHRHDEAFSTEPLKNPGRGPPLGFYHVQNIAVEVTKSFVDYISTQPIVFEVFGHYQKQAFLPLCKDVISPLRPCRRQFPRVMPLSKPVPATKLTAVARPQVGPCHCKYDLMVFFEICELEANGDYLPAVVDHRGGMPCHGTFLLHQGLQRRITVTIVHESGGDIEWRDVRELVVGRLRNTPECDESIVDPNILSLNILSAGYVRPLHDDRQFLDSDMPRTFYRFEAAWDSSMHNSLLLNRVTPYGEKIYMTLSAYLELEKCTQPAVVTKDVCMVFYSRDTKLSASRSIRNLFGTGSLRAADGNRVTGVYELSLCHLADAGSPGMQRRRRRVLDTSVAYVRGEENLAGWRPRSDSLILEHQWELDKLSLLQEVEKTKHFLLLREKLESTLLLAGQGAQQLVEEPGEPSPPTRVDLEVCAASDITTERQRELATKCLRLLTHSFDREYTHVCVSASESKISEMSVTTLRDSASISALNTITPSSTCPSLVEGCYDNAALRPPAPRSRAVSPSPEAQPDGEAKKCVGATTEGKPRIRRFVPDIQEIRVSPIVSKKGYLHFLEPHTNGWVKRYVVVRRPYVYIYNTERDAVERAILNLSSAQVEYSEDQQAMLKTPNTFAVCTEHRGILLQATSDKDMHDWLYAFNPLLAGTIRSKLSRRRVGQMRM, from the exons AAGCAGGACGTCAAAGATCAACAAGGCATCATCCCGCTG cTTTGTGAAGACCTCTTTACCAAAATCAATGACAACGCAGACAACAGCATGTCCTACTCTGTGGAG GTGAGCTACATGGAAATCTACTGCGAGCGTGTGCGCGACCTTCTCAACCCCAAGAACAAAGGCAACCTGCGGGTACGCGAGCATCCGCTGATGGGGCCCTACGTGGAGGATCTGTCCAAGCTGGCCGTCACCTCCTACAATGACATTCAGGACTTGATGGACTCTGGCAACAAAGCCAG GACGGTGGCTGCTACCAACATGAACGAGACCAGCAGTCGCTCGCATGCCGTTTTTAACATCATCTTCACACAGAAACGCCACGACGCCGACAGCGAAAACACCTCTGAGAAG GTTAGTAAAATCAGTTTGGTGGATTTAGCAGGCAGCGAGAGAGCTGATTCCACTGGAGCCAAAGGGACCAGGCTGAAG GAAGGAGCCAACATCAACAAATCTCTAACCACATTGGGAAAAGTCATCTCCGCTTTGGCAGAAGTG GACTCTGGATCAAACAAG aacaaaaagaagaagaaagtggAAAATTTCATTCCTTATCGCGATTCGGTGCTGACTTGGCTGCTCCGAGAGAATCTCG GCGGCAACTCTCGCACAGCCATGGTGGCTGCTCTGAGCCCGGCGGACATCAACTATGACGAGACTCTCAGCACACTCAG GTATGCCGACCGCGCCAAACAAATCCGCTGCAACGCCGTCATCAACGAGGACCCCAACAACCGGCTGGTGCGCGAGTTGAAGGAGGAGGTGTCCCGCCTCAAAGACCTGCTCTTAGCCCAGGGCCTGGGGGACATCATCGACA TGACCAACGCCATGACGGGCATGAGTCCGTCGCCATCACTGTCAGTGCTTTCTAGCCGCGCCGGCTCCATCGCCAGCCTGCACGACCGCATCATGTTCAGCCCGGCCAACGAGGAGGCCATCGAGCGTCTGAAG GAAACTGAGAAAATCATCGCAGAGCTCAACGAGACGTGGGAAGAGAAACTTCGTCGGACTGAAGCCATTCGAATGGAACG AGAGGCCCTTCTAGCCGAAATGGGCGTGGCCATGCGCGAGGACGGCGGCACAGTCGGTGTCTTCTCCCCCAAGAAG ACGCCCCATCTGGTGAACCTGAACGAGGACCCTCTCATGTCCGAGTGCTTGCTCTACTACATCAAAGATGGAATCACCAG gGTGGGCCGCGTGGACGCCGCAAGCCGCCAGGACATCGTTCTAAGCGGCCACTTCATCAAGGATGAGCACTGCACTTTCACCAGCTCCACCGGCCCGCAAGGAGAAA CCGTTGTCCTGGAGCCCTGCGAAGGAGCCGAGACCTACGTCAACGGCAAGAGAGTGACGGAGGCCACAGTCCTTAAATCAG GAAATCGTATCATCCTGGGCAAGAGCCACGTGTTCCGTTTCAACCACCCCGTGCAGGCACGGGCCGAGAGGGAGAGGACCCCGTGCGTGGAGACCCCCGCGGAGCCCGTCGACTGGGCCTTTGCTCAGAGGGAGTTGCTGGACAAGCAAGGCATCGACATGAAGCAAGAGATGGAGCAGAG GCTGCAAGAGCTGGAGGATCAATATcgcaaagagagagaggaggctaACAACCTGCTGGAGCAGCAAAGACTG GATTATGAGAGCAAGCTGGAGGCTCTTCAGAAGCAGGTGGATCTTTATCACCCAGAAGCtcccgaggaagaggaggagccaGAAGAAGAAG TCCAGTGGAGCGAGCGTGAAAGAGAGCTAGCCGAGTGGAGCTTTCGCAGGTGGCGCTGCTACCAGTTCACCTCCCTGCGGGACCTCCTGTGGGGCAACGCCATCTTCCTCAAGGAGGCCAACGCCATCAGCGTGGAGCTCAAAAAGAAG GTTCAGTTCCAGTTCGTGCTGTTGACCGACACCCTCTATTCGCCGCTCCCGCCGGACCTGCTGCCGCCCGATCCCGGCAAAGACCGCGAGAGGCGAATCTTCCCGCAAACCATCGTGGCTGTGGAGGTGCAGGACCAGAAGAATGGAGCCACTCACTACTGGACACTCGAAAAACTCAG GCAAAGACTTGATCTGATGCGGGAGATGTACGACCGTGCCGCCGAGGTCCCCCCCGCCACTGCCGTTGTCTCCTCAACGCGTTCCAATGTCACCGCAGATGACAGTGAAAGCGCCACGACGGGCCGCGACCCTTTTTACGACCGCTTCCCGTGGTTCCGACTGGTGGGCAG GTCATTCGTGTACTTGAGCAACCTGCTGTACCGCGTTCCCTTGGTTCACCGCGTGGCCGTCGTGAGCGAGAAGGGCGACGTGAAGGGCTTCCTCCGCGTGGCGGTGCAGGCCATATCGG CCGATGAGGAAGCGCCCGACTACGGCTCAGGGGTGCGACAGTCTGGCACTGCCAAGATCTCCTTTGAAGATCAACAATACGAAAAG TTTCAGTCAGAGTCCTGCACAGCCGGACTTTCCCGCACTGGAGGATCCCAGGAGGAGCTTCGTATTGTGGAGGGCGAGGGGCAGAGTGCTGAGACGGGACCTTCGGCCGATGAAGTCAACAATAACACAT CCGGTGGTGATATGGACGACGTAGCAGTGAAGTCGGGACCGGACGGCCAAGTGGACGTGACGGCGGAGCATCTGAAGATTGGGAACATTTTCACCTTCCGTGTGACTCTGCTACAAGCATCCAACATCGCCGCTGAGTATGCTGACATCTTCTGCCAGTTCAA TTTCATCCACCGACACGATGAAGCCTTCTCCACGGAACCCTTGAAGAACCCGGGCCGTGGACCCCCGCTGGGCTTTTACCACGTACAGAAT ATCGCCGTTGAAGTGACCAAATCGTTCGTGGACTACATCAGCACTCAGCCCATCGTGTTTGAGGTGTTTGGACACTACCAGAAACAAGCTTTCCTTCCTCTCTGTAAAGATGTCATCAG TCCACTGCGGCCCTGTAGGAGACAGTTCCCCCGTGTGATGCCTCTGTCTAAACCAG TTCCGGCCACCAAGCTGACGGCGGTGGCTCGCCCGCAAGTCGGACCGTGCCACTGCAAGTACGACCTGATGGTTTTCTTTGAGATCTGTGAGCTGGAAGCCAACGGAGA CTACCTCCCTGCTGTGGTGGACCACAGAGGAGGAATGCCTTGTCATGGCACTTTCCTCTTGCACCAG GGTCTCCAGAGGAGAATCACTGTCACTATCGTGCACGAGTCTGGCGGCGATATCGAATGGAGAGATGTGCGAGAGCTCGTTGTGG GGCGACTCCGCAACACCCCTGAATGTGACGAAAGTATCGTGGACCCCAACATTCTGTCCCTCAACATTTTGTCTGCCGGCTACGTCAGGCCCTTGCACGACGACAG acagtTTCTTGATTCGGACATGCCTAg GACGTTCTACCGCTTCGAGGCGGCGTGGGACAGCTCCATGCACAACTCCTTGCTCCTCAACAGAGTCACCCCCTATGGCGAGAAGATCTACATGACACTCTCGGCTTACTTGGAG ctggaGAAATGCACACAGCCGGCCGTGGTGACCAAAGATGTCTGCATGGTCTTCTACTCTCGCGACACCAAACTGTCCGCCTCGCGTTCCATTCGGAACCTTTTCGGCACCGGAAGCTTGAGAGCGGCCGATGG AAACCGAGTGACAGGCGTGTACGAGTTGAGCCTGTGCCACTTGGCGGACGCGGGGAGTCCGGGCATGCAGCGGCGCAGGCGGCGAGTGCTGGACACGTCGGTGGCGTACGTCCGCGGCGAGGAGAACCTGGCCGGTTGGCGGCCTCGCAGCGACAGCCTCATCCTCGAGCATCAATGGGAGCTAGACAAGCTCAGCTTGCTTCAAGAA GTGGAAAAGACCAAACATTTCCTGCTGCTGCGggagaagctggagtccaCCCTACTGCTGGCCGGTCAGGGGGCTCAGCAACTGGTGGAGGAACCAGGCGAGCCGTCTCCGCCCACCCGGGTTGATCTGGAAGTCTGCGCCGCATCAGACATCACCACTGAGAGGCAACGGGAGCTCGCCACCAAG TGTCTGCGGCTGCTCACTCACTCCTTCGACAGGGAATACACTCACGTGTGCGTCAGCGCCAGTGAAAGCAAG ATCTCAGAGATGTCCGTCACCACGCTGAGAGACTCGGCCTCCATCTCTGCCCTCAACACCATCACGCCCTCGTCCACCTGCCCTTCCCTGGTGGAGGGTTGCTATGACAACGCTGCTCTCAG acCTCCCGCTCCTCGCTCTCGCGCCGTCAGTCCGAGTCCCGAAGCGCAGCCGGACGGCGAAGCCAAGAAGTGCGTGGGCGCAACCACGGAAGGGAAACCTCGCATACGTCGATTTGTCCCCGACATCCAAGAGATCCGAGTCAG CCCTATTGTGTCCAAAAAGGGTTACCTGCACTTCCTGGAGCCGCACACCAACGGCTGGGTGAAGCGTTACGTGGTGGTGCGCCGGCCGTACGTCTACATCTACAACACGGAGCGCGACGCCGTCGAGCGCGCCATTCTCAACCTCTCCTCGGCGCAGGTCGAATACAGCGAAGACCAGCAGGCCATGCTCAAG ACCCCCAACACGTTTGCCGTGTGCACGGAGCACCGCGGAATATTGCTTCAAGCCACAAGTGACAAAGACATGCACGACTGGCTGTATGCCTTCAATCCTCTCCTGGCGGGGACTATCAG ATCCAAGTTGTCCAGAAGACGAGTGGGACAGATGAGGATGTGA
- the kif1aa gene encoding kinesin-like protein KIF1A isoform X2, giving the protein MSGASVKVAVRVRPFNSREMNKDSKCIIQMSGNTTTIINPKQAKDNKSFNFDYSYWSHTSPEDVNYASQMLVYKDIGEEMLLHAFEGYNVCIFAYGQTGAGKSYTMMGKQDVKDQQGIIPLLCEDLFTKINDNADNSMSYSVEVSYMEIYCERVRDLLNPKNKGNLRVREHPLMGPYVEDLSKLAVTSYNDIQDLMDSGNKARTVAATNMNETSSRSHAVFNIIFTQKRHDADSENTSEKVSKISLVDLAGSERADSTGAKGTRLKEGANINKSLTTLGKVISALAEVDSGSNKNKKKKKVENFIPYRDSVLTWLLRENLGGNSRTAMVAALSPADINYDETLSTLRYADRAKQIRCNAVINEDPNNRLVRELKEEVSRLKDLLLAQGLGDIIDTFRGTAAEIEGLKLTNAMTGMSPSPSLSVLSSRAGSIASLHDRIMFSPANEEAIERLKETEKIIAELNETWEEKLRRTEAIRMEREALLAEMGVAMREDGGTVGVFSPKKTPHLVNLNEDPLMSECLLYYIKDGITRVGRVDAASRQDIVLSGHFIKDEHCTFTSSTGPQGETVVLEPCEGAETYVNGKRVTEATVLKSGNRIILGKSHVFRFNHPVQARAERERTPCVETPAEPVDWAFAQRELLDKQGIDMKQEMEQRLQELEDQYRKEREEANNLLEQQRLDYESKLEALQKQVDLYHPEAPEEEEEPEEEVQWSERERELAEWSFRRWRCYQFTSLRDLLWGNAIFLKEANAISVELKKKVQFQFVLLTDTLYSPLPPDLLPPDPGKDRERRIFPQTIVAVEVQDQKNGATHYWTLEKLRQRLDLMREMYDRAAEVPPATAVVSSTRSNVTADDSESATTGRDPFYDRFPWFRLVGRNPLFNTCMSERMSDPTPSPTPSASETTDSPQREARGGEDDQSEELDDDIFLDEPSSELVGEEDDDEDEEEEEERELCRGSSEGQDPFYDRSPLFSVVGRSFVYLSNLLYRVPLVHRVAVVSEKGDVKGFLRVAVQAISGKTQQRAKSGIGCKWRRFRPPADEEAPDYGSGVRQSGTAKISFEDQQYEKFQSESCTAGLSRTGGSQEELRIVEGEGQSAETGPSADEVNNNTSGGDMDDVAVKSGPDGQVDVTAEHLKIGNIFTFRVTLLQASNIAAEYADIFCQFNFIHRHDEAFSTEPLKNPGRGPPLGFYHVQNIAVEVTKSFVDYISTQPIVFEVFGHYQKQAFLPLCKDVISPLRPCRRQFPRVMPLSKPVPATKLTAVARPQVGPCHCKYDLMVFFEICELEANGDYLPAVVDHRGGMPCHGTFLLHQGLQRRITVTIVHESGGDIEWRDVRELVVGRLRNTPECDESIVDPNILSLNILSAGYVRPLHDDRQFLDSDMPRTFYRFEAAWDSSMHNSLLLNRVTPYGEKIYMTLSAYLELEKCTQPAVVTKDVCMVFYSRDTKLSASRSIRNLFGTGSLRAADGNRVTGVYELSLCHLADAGSPGMQRRRRRVLDTSVAYVRGEENLAGWRPRSDSLILEHQWELDKLSLLQEVEKTKHFLLLREKLESTLLLAGQGAQQLVEEPGEPSPPTRVDLEVCAASDITTERQRELATKCLRLLTHSFDREYTHVCVSASESKISEMSVTTLRDSASISALNTITPSSTCPSLVEGCYDNAALRPPAPRSRAVSPSPEAQPDGEAKKCVGATTEGKPRIRRFVPDIQEIRVSPIVSKKGYLHFLEPHTNGWVKRYVVVRRPYVYIYNTERDAVERAILNLSSAQVEYSEDQQAMLKTPNTFAVCTEHRGILLQATSDKDMHDWLYAFNPLLAGTIRSKLSRRRVGQMRM; this is encoded by the exons AAGCAGGACGTCAAAGATCAACAAGGCATCATCCCGCTG cTTTGTGAAGACCTCTTTACCAAAATCAATGACAACGCAGACAACAGCATGTCCTACTCTGTGGAG GTGAGCTACATGGAAATCTACTGCGAGCGTGTGCGCGACCTTCTCAACCCCAAGAACAAAGGCAACCTGCGGGTACGCGAGCATCCGCTGATGGGGCCCTACGTGGAGGATCTGTCCAAGCTGGCCGTCACCTCCTACAATGACATTCAGGACTTGATGGACTCTGGCAACAAAGCCAG GACGGTGGCTGCTACCAACATGAACGAGACCAGCAGTCGCTCGCATGCCGTTTTTAACATCATCTTCACACAGAAACGCCACGACGCCGACAGCGAAAACACCTCTGAGAAG GTTAGTAAAATCAGTTTGGTGGATTTAGCAGGCAGCGAGAGAGCTGATTCCACTGGAGCCAAAGGGACCAGGCTGAAG GAAGGAGCCAACATCAACAAATCTCTAACCACATTGGGAAAAGTCATCTCCGCTTTGGCAGAAGTG GACTCTGGATCAAACAAG aacaaaaagaagaagaaagtggAAAATTTCATTCCTTATCGCGATTCGGTGCTGACTTGGCTGCTCCGAGAGAATCTCG GCGGCAACTCTCGCACAGCCATGGTGGCTGCTCTGAGCCCGGCGGACATCAACTATGACGAGACTCTCAGCACACTCAG GTATGCCGACCGCGCCAAACAAATCCGCTGCAACGCCGTCATCAACGAGGACCCCAACAACCGGCTGGTGCGCGAGTTGAAGGAGGAGGTGTCCCGCCTCAAAGACCTGCTCTTAGCCCAGGGCCTGGGGGACATCATCGACA CATTTCGAGGCACTGCTGCTGAGATTGAGGGTTTGAAAc TGACCAACGCCATGACGGGCATGAGTCCGTCGCCATCACTGTCAGTGCTTTCTAGCCGCGCCGGCTCCATCGCCAGCCTGCACGACCGCATCATGTTCAGCCCGGCCAACGAGGAGGCCATCGAGCGTCTGAAG GAAACTGAGAAAATCATCGCAGAGCTCAACGAGACGTGGGAAGAGAAACTTCGTCGGACTGAAGCCATTCGAATGGAACG AGAGGCCCTTCTAGCCGAAATGGGCGTGGCCATGCGCGAGGACGGCGGCACAGTCGGTGTCTTCTCCCCCAAGAAG ACGCCCCATCTGGTGAACCTGAACGAGGACCCTCTCATGTCCGAGTGCTTGCTCTACTACATCAAAGATGGAATCACCAG gGTGGGCCGCGTGGACGCCGCAAGCCGCCAGGACATCGTTCTAAGCGGCCACTTCATCAAGGATGAGCACTGCACTTTCACCAGCTCCACCGGCCCGCAAGGAGAAA CCGTTGTCCTGGAGCCCTGCGAAGGAGCCGAGACCTACGTCAACGGCAAGAGAGTGACGGAGGCCACAGTCCTTAAATCAG GAAATCGTATCATCCTGGGCAAGAGCCACGTGTTCCGTTTCAACCACCCCGTGCAGGCACGGGCCGAGAGGGAGAGGACCCCGTGCGTGGAGACCCCCGCGGAGCCCGTCGACTGGGCCTTTGCTCAGAGGGAGTTGCTGGACAAGCAAGGCATCGACATGAAGCAAGAGATGGAGCAGAG GCTGCAAGAGCTGGAGGATCAATATcgcaaagagagagaggaggctaACAACCTGCTGGAGCAGCAAAGACTG GATTATGAGAGCAAGCTGGAGGCTCTTCAGAAGCAGGTGGATCTTTATCACCCAGAAGCtcccgaggaagaggaggagccaGAAGAAGAAG TCCAGTGGAGCGAGCGTGAAAGAGAGCTAGCCGAGTGGAGCTTTCGCAGGTGGCGCTGCTACCAGTTCACCTCCCTGCGGGACCTCCTGTGGGGCAACGCCATCTTCCTCAAGGAGGCCAACGCCATCAGCGTGGAGCTCAAAAAGAAG GTTCAGTTCCAGTTCGTGCTGTTGACCGACACCCTCTATTCGCCGCTCCCGCCGGACCTGCTGCCGCCCGATCCCGGCAAAGACCGCGAGAGGCGAATCTTCCCGCAAACCATCGTGGCTGTGGAGGTGCAGGACCAGAAGAATGGAGCCACTCACTACTGGACACTCGAAAAACTCAG GCAAAGACTTGATCTGATGCGGGAGATGTACGACCGTGCCGCCGAGGTCCCCCCCGCCACTGCCGTTGTCTCCTCAACGCGTTCCAATGTCACCGCAGATGACAGTGAAAGCGCCACGACGGGCCGCGACCCTTTTTACGACCGCTTCCCGTGGTTCCGACTGGTGGGCAG AAATCCTCTTTTCAACACGTGCATGAGTGAGCGCATGAGCGACCCCACCCcgtcccccaccccctccgCCTCCGAGACCACCGACTCCCCTCAGCGGGAGGCTCGCGGCGGCGAGGACGACCAATCGGAGGAGCTGGACGATGATATCTTTTTGGATGAGCCGAGCTCGGAGctggtgggggaggaggatgatgatgaggatgaggaggaggaggaggagcgagAACTGTGCCGAGGCTCCAGCGAAGGCCAGGATCCCTTTTACGACCGCTCGCCATTATTCAGTGTAGTGGGAAG GTCATTCGTGTACTTGAGCAACCTGCTGTACCGCGTTCCCTTGGTTCACCGCGTGGCCGTCGTGAGCGAGAAGGGCGACGTGAAGGGCTTCCTCCGCGTGGCGGTGCAGGCCATATCGGGTAAGACTCAGCAACGGGCTAAAAGTGGGATTGGCTGTAAATGGCGTCGTTTCCGCCCTCCAGCCGATGAGGAAGCGCCCGACTACGGCTCAGGGGTGCGACAGTCTGGCACTGCCAAGATCTCCTTTGAAGATCAACAATACGAAAAG TTTCAGTCAGAGTCCTGCACAGCCGGACTTTCCCGCACTGGAGGATCCCAGGAGGAGCTTCGTATTGTGGAGGGCGAGGGGCAGAGTGCTGAGACGGGACCTTCGGCCGATGAAGTCAACAATAACACAT CCGGTGGTGATATGGACGACGTAGCAGTGAAGTCGGGACCGGACGGCCAAGTGGACGTGACGGCGGAGCATCTGAAGATTGGGAACATTTTCACCTTCCGTGTGACTCTGCTACAAGCATCCAACATCGCCGCTGAGTATGCTGACATCTTCTGCCAGTTCAA TTTCATCCACCGACACGATGAAGCCTTCTCCACGGAACCCTTGAAGAACCCGGGCCGTGGACCCCCGCTGGGCTTTTACCACGTACAGAAT ATCGCCGTTGAAGTGACCAAATCGTTCGTGGACTACATCAGCACTCAGCCCATCGTGTTTGAGGTGTTTGGACACTACCAGAAACAAGCTTTCCTTCCTCTCTGTAAAGATGTCATCAG TCCACTGCGGCCCTGTAGGAGACAGTTCCCCCGTGTGATGCCTCTGTCTAAACCAG TTCCGGCCACCAAGCTGACGGCGGTGGCTCGCCCGCAAGTCGGACCGTGCCACTGCAAGTACGACCTGATGGTTTTCTTTGAGATCTGTGAGCTGGAAGCCAACGGAGA CTACCTCCCTGCTGTGGTGGACCACAGAGGAGGAATGCCTTGTCATGGCACTTTCCTCTTGCACCAG GGTCTCCAGAGGAGAATCACTGTCACTATCGTGCACGAGTCTGGCGGCGATATCGAATGGAGAGATGTGCGAGAGCTCGTTGTGG GGCGACTCCGCAACACCCCTGAATGTGACGAAAGTATCGTGGACCCCAACATTCTGTCCCTCAACATTTTGTCTGCCGGCTACGTCAGGCCCTTGCACGACGACAG acagtTTCTTGATTCGGACATGCCTAg GACGTTCTACCGCTTCGAGGCGGCGTGGGACAGCTCCATGCACAACTCCTTGCTCCTCAACAGAGTCACCCCCTATGGCGAGAAGATCTACATGACACTCTCGGCTTACTTGGAG ctggaGAAATGCACACAGCCGGCCGTGGTGACCAAAGATGTCTGCATGGTCTTCTACTCTCGCGACACCAAACTGTCCGCCTCGCGTTCCATTCGGAACCTTTTCGGCACCGGAAGCTTGAGAGCGGCCGATGG AAACCGAGTGACAGGCGTGTACGAGTTGAGCCTGTGCCACTTGGCGGACGCGGGGAGTCCGGGCATGCAGCGGCGCAGGCGGCGAGTGCTGGACACGTCGGTGGCGTACGTCCGCGGCGAGGAGAACCTGGCCGGTTGGCGGCCTCGCAGCGACAGCCTCATCCTCGAGCATCAATGGGAGCTAGACAAGCTCAGCTTGCTTCAAGAA GTGGAAAAGACCAAACATTTCCTGCTGCTGCGggagaagctggagtccaCCCTACTGCTGGCCGGTCAGGGGGCTCAGCAACTGGTGGAGGAACCAGGCGAGCCGTCTCCGCCCACCCGGGTTGATCTGGAAGTCTGCGCCGCATCAGACATCACCACTGAGAGGCAACGGGAGCTCGCCACCAAG TGTCTGCGGCTGCTCACTCACTCCTTCGACAGGGAATACACTCACGTGTGCGTCAGCGCCAGTGAAAGCAAG ATCTCAGAGATGTCCGTCACCACGCTGAGAGACTCGGCCTCCATCTCTGCCCTCAACACCATCACGCCCTCGTCCACCTGCCCTTCCCTGGTGGAGGGTTGCTATGACAACGCTGCTCTCAG acCTCCCGCTCCTCGCTCTCGCGCCGTCAGTCCGAGTCCCGAAGCGCAGCCGGACGGCGAAGCCAAGAAGTGCGTGGGCGCAACCACGGAAGGGAAACCTCGCATACGTCGATTTGTCCCCGACATCCAAGAGATCCGAGTCAG CCCTATTGTGTCCAAAAAGGGTTACCTGCACTTCCTGGAGCCGCACACCAACGGCTGGGTGAAGCGTTACGTGGTGGTGCGCCGGCCGTACGTCTACATCTACAACACGGAGCGCGACGCCGTCGAGCGCGCCATTCTCAACCTCTCCTCGGCGCAGGTCGAATACAGCGAAGACCAGCAGGCCATGCTCAAG ACCCCCAACACGTTTGCCGTGTGCACGGAGCACCGCGGAATATTGCTTCAAGCCACAAGTGACAAAGACATGCACGACTGGCTGTATGCCTTCAATCCTCTCCTGGCGGGGACTATCAG ATCCAAGTTGTCCAGAAGACGAGTGGGACAGATGAGGATGTGA